The region tataaGCTTGCAACAAACAACcatatttaatttatatatttttaatttattttaaacttttCCTAACCTACCAAAAGCATAAACATAAGAAGAATCTCCACCTTGGTATCCACCGCATCttcaaacaacaaaaacaaaaacaaccCAAAAATTGAACTCTTCTAAAGTGCCCCTTTAACCAAATTTACAAATCAAAATCAACTATCGATTTCGCTACGATGTGTTCAATTAAATTGATGTTGATTTTGTTAATCTCTCTAACACTATCATCACCGTCGTTGTCGTCGTCATCAACATCATCGCATGCATTGATTCAACAGAACAATCTATCAGCTTATGATCTTCTCATGGAATACGGTTTCCCGATGGGTCTTCTTCCGAAAGGCGCGATTGGGTACACGTTGAACAGAGAAACGGGGCAATTTTCAGTGTTTTTCGAAAAAAGTTGTAGTTTCACTATTGAAAGTTACACGCTTAGTTACAAGTCTACTATCTCTGGCGTGATTTCTGAGAATAAGCTTTATAAACTCAAGGGTATTTCCGTCAAGATTGTGATTTTGTGGCTCAGTATTGTGGAGGTTTCTCGGAGTGGTGATGATATTGATTTTTCTGTGGGTATTACTTCTGCTAGTTTTGGGGCTGAGAATTTCCTTGAATGCCCTCAGTGTGGATGCGGATTCGATTGCGATAATGATCTTCGTTTAAACGGTGACGTTTCTTCAATTTAGGTTTTTTTTTTAATTGGGTAGTTGATACACTTTCGGAATGGGTTACTGAACTTTTCTGTATAAGATTTTAGATCTATCTTTTTATTTTTGTGGTATGCttttttttaattgaaataaaataatgATAGATGAATTTTATGAGGGTTAATTTGTTTCCCCTAGAGTGTGTGAATCACTGAATCATGACTATTATTTTGTGATTTGCATCATTCTATTGTCTTTTTGTCTTGAGCATATCTTTTTAGTAATTTATTTCTTGGCAAAATCTTTTTAGTTTTCTCTCTTTTTGGTTCATTAAGAAAGTGTGTGTATTTGATACTAGTATTAGAAAATGTCAATGATTGCTGATGTTATTATCATGAGACGGATTAAACCCTCTATGAACATTGTTGTGTATACGTGTGTTTGTTTATGAGAGCTTAGTTTAGATTTATAAGGGTGGATGAGAAACATACCCCATGTGTTATAGCTCATTTAACCGGTTGCATATGTCTGTGTCTGCTATAATGCACCCCACGTGTTTAGTTGAAATCCTTTATTGTAATACTATTACTCTACCAGTCTTGTATTGCATTAAACCAAACAGTCAAAGGGTTTAAATTTTCAAACGAAACTGATCACACCAGCATCAATCAATTCCATGGTTTCATCATATTCCTGTTGTTTAGCTTCTTAATCCTACATAGTGTTATCAAATAGTGGCACAATGACCGCTATGGCAGATAAACAAGGTAGTTTTTAGACTCGCCACAATGGTAAATGTGGGCTGATATTGTGGGTTTTTAGACCCCCTGCAAATTCAAAGTGCATCAATAACTGTAATGATAAATAAGAATGGTATTGTTTGTTATGATATGTTGGATGTGCGGTCACTATTCCATGTAACATCATATGTAGTGGACCTCAATTTTTATGAATAAAGGAAGGGGAAAGTAAGAAAGTATGGTGTAGCTGTTGTAAAATTTGGCCACCAACTAATTTGATCACATATTCTCATAATTACTGATATTAATCCTGTAAAATAATAAATTGTTATATAAACATGAAGCGGAGAAAAATACTGTCATTAAGGATTTATCTGTCTTAGCACAAATTCTTTAGGATTCAAATGATGTAATCAGAAGAAAAAAACTAGGGGAATTGTTATGTCTCCTTTTATCATAAAAATAGGGAAATTGTTATATATAGGAGAGATAAAAGGTCTTAAAGGTTTTTGACTAAGTCAAGTAAATCAATATTGTTTGACCAATTCAAgtataaataataataataataataataataataataataataataataataataataataataataataataataatagtaataatttATAAGATATTTTATCACTTGTACTATAATCCTTCAAACATGATTTTTTAAATTTGCCCTTCCAACTTTTTCAATTTACACTAACATTTGAACATACAGGTCATCAACAAATGTCACAAAAAAGCCTCTATATACATGCCAAATATCAATAAATCATATCAACAAATGTCACAAAAAAGCCTCTATATACATGCCAAATATCAATAAATCATATAGATAATCAACAAATGTTACAGATAAATTTTAACTAAGCATCTATTTGCATGTTAAATATCAATAAACCATTAATTACCTTAAATAAAAGTTTTTTTCCTCTTTCCATCAAAACCACCCATTTcaaaatgaaattcaaatttcAAACTTCTCTTTAACATACATTTTTTTCACCTCTTTCATGACTTTCTCTTTATATTTCTCTATCTATTACTTCTTTCATTCTCTCTTTACAAATATAATTATAGttcattttataaataaataaatcatttcaaatgtgtatataattttttttatttaagtTGTCATTATCAAAAAAATGTCTATTTTATTTGAACTAATAATTTGCCTTAATTTAAAAGACAAAATCCTtatttcaaaatatcaaaaaaatatatattctTAGAATcatttttttccttcttttgCATGATTATTTAATAGAATTGAg is a window of Lathyrus oleraceus cultivar Zhongwan6 chromosome 6, CAAS_Psat_ZW6_1.0, whole genome shotgun sequence DNA encoding:
- the LOC127092218 gene encoding uncharacterized protein LOC127092218, with translation MCSIKLMLILLISLTLSSPSLSSSSTSSHALIQQNNLSAYDLLMEYGFPMGLLPKGAIGYTLNRETGQFSVFFEKSCSFTIESYTLSYKSTISGVISENKLYKLKGISVKIVILWLSIVEVSRSGDDIDFSVGITSASFGAENFLECPQCGCGFDCDNDLRLNGDVSSI